A single genomic interval of Spirosoma linguale DSM 74 harbors:
- a CDS encoding metallophosphoesterase (PFAM: metallophosphoesterase~KEGG: afw:Anae109_3838 metallophosphoesterase) — MNQEEDKREILFLSDTQAPMWVERLVLRTHQNTKATTTIFNEIIRLKPAVLYWLGDIVSLGYRNNKWRIIDQFLASCTAVGTAVYAIMGNHDVMGRPRKGAKNFQKRFPEHISTGYVKVTDSVAVVMLNSNFSILSVADLVKQQTWYEQTLKDLDEDPAVKVVVVTCHHAPYSNSKLVGSSKLVQQRFVPAYTRSQKGRLFITGHSHAFERYEFEGKTFLVIGGGGGLRQPLNVSPTRLPDLATDYKPLFHYLSVRRDGDGLSLTSYCLKKDFSGFSVGYQFEIPGQEVLAEKPD; from the coding sequence ACGACTGGTGCTGCGGACGCATCAGAATACCAAGGCAACAACGACCATTTTCAATGAGATTATCCGGCTCAAACCGGCTGTTTTGTATTGGCTGGGCGACATTGTTTCGCTGGGCTACCGGAATAATAAATGGCGCATTATTGACCAGTTTCTGGCAAGCTGCACGGCGGTCGGTACGGCGGTGTACGCTATCATGGGCAACCACGATGTAATGGGGCGCCCCCGGAAAGGAGCCAAAAACTTCCAGAAACGTTTCCCGGAGCATATTTCAACCGGTTATGTTAAAGTAACGGACAGCGTTGCAGTTGTGATGCTCAATTCAAATTTCAGCATTCTCTCCGTCGCCGATCTGGTGAAGCAGCAGACCTGGTACGAACAGACGCTCAAAGACCTCGATGAAGACCCGGCCGTAAAAGTCGTTGTCGTTACCTGTCATCATGCGCCTTACTCCAACAGCAAACTGGTTGGCTCGTCCAAGCTGGTTCAGCAGCGGTTTGTTCCAGCCTACACACGGTCGCAGAAGGGACGTCTGTTCATTACGGGGCATTCGCACGCCTTCGAGCGCTACGAGTTTGAGGGCAAAACGTTCCTGGTCATTGGCGGGGGTGGTGGCCTGCGGCAACCGCTGAACGTATCGCCCACCCGATTGCCCGACCTGGCAACGGACTACAAACCCCTCTTTCATTACCTGTCGGTCAGGCGCGATGGCGATGGTCTTTCACTCACGTCGTATTGCCTGAAGAAAGACTTTTCCGGTTTTTCGGTAGGCTACCAGTTTGAGATACCGGGGCAGGAAGTTCTGGCGGAGAAGCCGGATTGA